In the Scatophagus argus isolate fScaArg1 chromosome 11, fScaArg1.pri, whole genome shotgun sequence genome, AACTCTCTGATAAAGTATATGATCATGATTATTAAAGATACATGACATGGAGgtttgcaaatattttaatcTTGGGGAGTTAATTTTATCCTGGGAATGCAAATGAAGGCCAAATTTAGTGCTGTATTTAGCCGCATGTCAAGGCCGGGTTAACAGACAGGCAAAAGCAGGcaaatgtatatataatatgttcCACAGTGACATTATGGTAGTTTGattaaaaatactaaaataatgGTTGGTTTGTTGGGGAACATGAGTGTGGTTCCTTAGCAGATGAATTCAGGCCTGCATCAAATCAGTAGTTTATACACGTTCTGCTGAGCTCTTCATGTTGTAATGGCTTCTAGTTCTCTAAAGTGTAAAACAGGAGAGGATGTAAAAGGAACATGAAGTGGAGTGGAGTTtgttttgaagaagaaaaaaaaaacaggtgagGGCTTGGTAATGAAAGGGCTGTACACATAACAGATGCACTCACATATGAGACATAGATAACGGTGACCTTCGCACATTAAATACTCTTAACACCAGGACAATAAtactgagaaaaaagaaattaaataataaaagtcaTAACAGTGCCTTTGCCGGTTCCCCTGACAGTGTGTCCATGGTATCTCACGAACCAGCTATAGACTAGAAGCATCTGACAACAAATGTAGAGCAATCAAAAATGCAGACATTCGGTAAAAAGTAAGGGCGATACTTAAGGAATGTGTCTGACAATgtacaaaaggaaaaaggcaACAGAGAGTTATTCTGTAGAATAACACATCcactaataaataaaaataaatacagcattAGCACAGTATAGTGCACATTTCCACTGTTCTATAACAGCCtctaattttgttttctgtgttttttttatttgtaactCTATCAGACTTAAATACTTTTGGGAATGTAAGTGTTTCCACAGCAGAAATATACAAATAATGCCATTAGTATTATCAGAAAGGAAAAGGCATTTGAgttttgaaatacaaaaattcAAAGTCTACACATTCCTATTGAAAGCTTCAATCAATTTACTGTACGTCCCATTATAGAAGCACATTAGCTTTATGAACAATGAACTTCGtgcctgctgttgttttgtttttaggacGTCAGTGCAAGTGGCGGAAATGGGTGAACATGTAAAGTGCAGTAAACCTATGGTCATACAAAGGTGGGTTTTATGTCTTCTTTGAATACCACAGGGTGTGGGGAGCGGTACAGGCTGGCGTAGCCTTCGTACTCGCTGTCGGAGGTGTCTGAGGAGCTGTCCGAGGACAGGAGAGAGCCTCGATGCAGGCAGGAGTCACAGTAGGGACGGTGGTAGTAACAGTAGTCTGTTGAGCTGCTAGAGTCAGAGTCCCAGGACCCACAGGAGTCTCTAATGTGTCTACGGTGTTGCTCATTAACACCACTCACTTCCATATCAGCTGGAGCTGTGTGATTGTGGTCTGCCGAACACCTGTGGGACCTTGAAATACACCTCCGACATCTTCTTGTCACTTcattcccttcctcctcctcctcctcctgctcaggATCAGTGCTGTGCACCTGTAGGAGGGTATCACCCACAGTAACCCCATCAGGGTGCGGGACTGGACTTTGGTGTTTACAGTTGTCTCTTAACTTCCCACAACCTGCAGCCTCTGAACCTGTGTAGAAGCAGGCCAACCCTCTTCTGGAGGTGTGAAAGGGCGGCCGACGTTTCCTCATGGCATAAGGGGAGATGCTGGGGTAGCGGAAGACAACAGGTGGATGAGGGGAGCGTGGTGTTCgcagggagagaggggaaagtGTGGAGGCTTCGGGAAGTTTTAGCTGTGAAAGTGTTTTGGATGGCTGACCGGGAGATCGAAGTGTGGTTTCCGTGACAGCATCCATGCACAGTTCCTGGAGGATCTCCTGCAACTGCTCACTGCTAACAAAGCCAGCCCTTCTGGCATTTGGATCAGATGTTAGTCCTCTCTGATTGTTGAAAGTTTTAACTTGAGTGGGACTTTTCCCTCTTCTGTATTGTAGGGAAGTGACAAAGTGAATGGTCTCTTCTGCTGTTCTGAGTGAGCCAGGGGACTTGAGGGACAAGGGCTGCTTGAAATTCTCCCCTGTTGTGGACTCAGGTGTGTCTCTGCCTGTAGGGTCAGTGGAAGAGACACCGCCATCATTTTCATCTACATTAATATTATCAGGGAGAAGAGCGGAAGCAGTAATAGAGGCTGAAGAGTTTTGAGCAGAAGGAGGCTCAGAGGATGGTGTAACAGCAGAAGATGAAGCAGCAACAGTGAAGTGAGGGGAGGGATGGGGAAATGAGAGCTGGGATTTAGTGTCTCTCTGAGGTAGAGATGAAGAAGAGTGGTCATCAGACTGAAGCTCTGTGGTCTGAGTGGAAGAGGAGTTGAGGTTGGTGTTGGAGGAGTCCATGTCCAGGTCCTCGGCGGGCTGGCTGGCAGACATTAGTCGCAGTAGTTTATCCTTGGCATTGCTAACCTGCTCCTGCAGACTGTCAATCACTGCATTCTTCTGAAAATTGTCACAACAAACAGAAGTTTATGTATTTTGAGACGTACAGGGAAAATCTACCTCTAAAAAGTTTGCATACATAAGTCATATActttttgatgattttgatgATTTAAATCAAAAAGCTCAGCATAGTGTTAAACAATATACTGTTAAACAACTGGGGTCATTTAGACTTAATGAGAAACTACATCTGTCTTGTTTCATCCAAACATCTCTTGCAATATACAACATGTGTGTACATTGTACGTTTTCACATGCATAATCCTCGTCTAATTTTGGTATGTTATTAAGTTATTAAGTTGGCTACCTCCAGATTCATGTGTATTTCAGCATGTCTACGCTTGCAAAatactgtgtatttgtttgtttgtttttttgtgggtgtgtgtgtgttaaatagATCAAATGCAGTGACCAAGTAAttcaagtaaaagaaaaagaaaaggggtcCAAGAATGGACCCTTGTGGGACGCCACAAGTATCTTTGACCCTATCAAAAGTCCATCAATTTACATTTACTCATTGTTTCAGATTAGGGACATAAACAAGAACCATTTGAATGTCAGTCTATTGAAGGTATAATATTATGActattttataattataatattataacaaattataaatattataacAAAATTATCTAtggttttgaaatattttgacagcatatttattttcagctaAAGTGGTATGAATTTGGTCAGCCAACTGAATAATAcactaaatatatattttttactacTTTCTACTGCACTAAACTGACTACTAAGAGAAGACTAAAAGTAGGAAAACAAGTTCTGTTGTTTGTGAAGTATTTCTATGTGCAGACATTAAGATCTGGGTTCACAGGGACCTTCTGTAAGATTTTCTAACTGAATCGTTTatattttgtgaaaacaaaaggaagtgtaaaaacaatacaataccTCATTAAGGAGTTTTTTCATGGAGTTGTTCTCTCCCAGCAGGTAGTAGATCTCATCTTGGCTGTACACCGAATGCTGGCTCTTACTGGGGCTACTGAAATACTTGGCCATCTGACTTGGGTTGTTCTGATCTTCTTCAAACTGTCGCCACTGGGTCAGCTGCACGGTGGTGAGTGTAATATttcagaggaaaggaaagaaaggtaCATTTCACTAAGTTTAATGCAGagatacttacacacacacacacacacactcacacacatgttaCCAGGACCATTTGACATGGGATCTTTTGACCAGGTGTGTTTGAGCACATTGCTCATTGTTCAaatatttccttccttttccacTGAAGATGCATTCCTTTATTGTAACATAAACCCACTGCCAGACATTTAGAGAGTCATAAAACTGTTTGCAACAGCCTACGTAATTTTGACTCATAAACATTTTCTGGGTGACTCACACTCAACTGATAGATGGCAAACTGACACGCATATGGAAAATGGAGGGGTGGGCATCACAGTCATTTATAGAATTTACTacttctgtcaaaacaaaaagagaaagccA is a window encoding:
- the gpr156 gene encoding probable G-protein coupled receptor 156, which produces MEPELNCSSQCDSPLCFIHSGVNRQEGLNILQRLCGLSTMAVEFPRRSLSPVLSAVVWTLLSCGILLAFCFFLFTLRFKNNRIVKMSSPNLNILTLFGSILTYSSGFLFAVDHRTHSQGASTAVLQARMWALCVGSTLVFGPILGKTWRLYRVFTQRVPDKRVIIRDIQLMGMVVLLILVDLLILTAWNLTDPMRCSRSVGAVVKVVERDVSYSLSQLDTCSSVYSDLWVIVIVVQKGCLLLYGTYLAGLTSNVSHPPVNQSPTIITVVTLVTLSSTVAIPVSIFLQTWPNLVYSTVAGAIFICTLATNCMLFVPQLTQWRQFEEDQNNPSQMAKYFSSPSKSQHSVYSQDEIYYLLGENNSMKKLLNEKNAVIDSLQEQVSNAKDKLLRLMSASQPAEDLDMDSSNTNLNSSSTQTTELQSDDHSSSSLPQRDTKSQLSFPHPSPHFTVAASSSAVTPSSEPPSAQNSSASITASALLPDNINVDENDGGVSSTDPTGRDTPESTTGENFKQPLSLKSPGSLRTAEETIHFVTSLQYRRGKSPTQVKTFNNQRGLTSDPNARRAGFVSSEQLQEILQELCMDAVTETTLRSPGQPSKTLSQLKLPEASTLSPLSLRTPRSPHPPVVFRYPSISPYAMRKRRPPFHTSRRGLACFYTGSEAAGCGKLRDNCKHQSPVPHPDGVTVGDTLLQVHSTDPEQEEEEEEGNEVTRRCRRCISRSHRCSADHNHTAPADMEVSGVNEQHRRHIRDSCGSWDSDSSSSTDYCYYHRPYCDSCLHRGSLLSSDSSSDTSDSEYEGYASLYRSPHPVVFKEDIKPTFV